CTCTCGGATATTTAAAATCTAGACCTGGAGTCCTGTCTGTAACCTTTGCAGTTACTGGCATAACTCTTTTATATTGCATCATTTTTACTCTTTTGATTATTTTTTTGATAAGTGCTATATCAAAACCTTCTTCAGAAATCTCTTCTGGAGTCTTTCTCTCTTCTAAAAGTCTATATAAAATTTCGTCAGCCATTTTATAAGAGTATCCTAAATCCTGTTCATCTGTTTGACCTTCCCATAGATCAGCACTAGGCTTTTTATCAATAAGCTCGCTAGGTACTCCCATATGTCTTGATAAATCCCATACTACTGTCTTATAAAGATCTCCAATAGGTTCTAGTGCAGCAGCTGAATCTCCAAATTGAGTACTGTAACCCAATAGAACCTCTGTTTTATTTGATGTACCAAGAACCAATGCTCTTTCGGCAGCTGAGTGATCAAATAATATTGACATTCTCTCTCTTGCCATTTTGTTTCCTTTTCTTAAGCTATCCATGTCAGGATTCATAGCAAAATAAGCTTCCACCATAGGTGTTATCTCAACTGTCTTACTTCTTATTCCTGTCTTTTCAATTACTAATTTTGCATGTTCTACGCTCTCTTTACTTGAACTTTTATATGGCATCATAATACCTAATACATTTTCAGGTCCAAATGCCTTAGCTGCAAGAAAAGCCACAAGAGCTGAATCTATTCCACCAGAAAGACCTAGAACTACTTTTTTAAATCCTACTCTTCCTGCTTCCTCTCTTAAAAAATCTACAATTACATCTTCAAGTACATTTAAGTCAATACTAAATTTGTTCATGAGTTCCTCCACTATTTATCAAGGCCAAATTTTCCAAGTTTACAGTTTCTATAATCTCTTAATACTGTGAAAGCCGCTTGTTGAATATTTAAAGCTTCACCTTTGTTGAACATTTTACATCTAAAAGCTACTTTTTCAAGGATCTCTCCCATAATCTCACTTTTATCTTCATCTAAAAGTTTATATCTTTCCTTTAAAACGTCCCACTTGTCGTATTTTATCATTTTTCCAATCAAAACACCAGCCACTTCTTCTATTGGCAGTATCTCATCTCTTATAGCTCCAGTGATAGCAAGATTTTGACCAACTTCTATACTCTCAAATTTAGGCCATAGTATTCCTGGCATATCTAAAAGTTCAAGTCCATCTTTTATTCTTACCCACTGCTTACCTTTAGTAAATCCTGGCTTATTTCCTACTCCAGCACTATTTTTACCAACTATTTTATTTATAAGTTTTGATTTTCCTACATTTGGGATTCCAACTACCATCAGACGGGTAGTTACTTTTCTTAGACCTTTACTCTTCATTTTTTCAAGTTTTTGTGCTGCTACCTTATCAATAATTGAATACAGTCCTTTTATATTATAACCAGTTTCAGCACTTACACTTATAACATCATCAGCAAAATTATTCTCAATAAAATAATCCTTCCAATATGCTATCTCTTTCTTATCTACAAGGTCTGATTTATTTAATACAATTACTCTCTTTTTATTCTTAGCAAAAACTGTTATATCTGGGTTTTTACTGGATAATGGTATTCTGGCATCTACAACCTCAAGAACAACATCAATAAGTTGCATATTCTCTTTAATGAGGTCTTTAGTTTTTTTCATATGCCCAGGATACCAGTTTATTTTTGTCATCGACATACTATTTTCTCCTTATTCTAATCTTCTTTTCCTTTGATTAAAAGCACAATCTCTCCCTTTATAGGATTTTTACTTAAACGTTCTATTAGCTCAGTAGTAGTTCCTCTTAGAATCTCTTCATAGATTTTAGTAATCTCTCTTATAATTACTACCTCTCTCACTCCTATAAAAGTTTCAATATCTCTTAAAGTTTTTTCTATTCTGAAAGGAGATTCATATATCATAATTGTTCTTTCTTCTTCAGCAAGTTGTTTTAAAAGAGTCTGTCTACCTTTTTTCTTAGGTAGGAATCCTTCAAAACAAAATCTCCTCATACTTATACCAGCTACTGAAGCTGCAGCAGTAAGTGCACTGGCACCAGGAATAGGCACAACTTTAATTCCCTCTTTATGAGCTGCATCTACCACTTCATAACCTGGGTCTGAAATACAAGGTGTTCCTGCATCTGTAACCAATGCTATATCTTTTCCCTCTTTCAGTATATTTATAATATTAGGAATTTGACGCATCTTTGAAAATTCATCATATCTGTATACTGTTGCATCTATTTCAAAATGGTTTAATAATTTTTTTGTAACTCTTGTATCTTCAGCAAATATATAATCTGCCTCTTTTAAGATACGTAGTCCCCTCAATGTCATATCCTCAAGATTTCCTATAGGTGTTGCCACTATATATAGCATTTTATTACCTCTCTTATTTCTTATTTATAAGAATTCCTTTAAGAATTCCAATAGCTGTATCCAGTTGAATATCTTTATGATGTTCAAATTCTTCAGCTACTTTTTCTCCTTTAATCTCTTTTATAAGCTCTTTTTTATTCTCTTTGCTCTCTTTTTCATCTATATTTGTTACCATACTGTTAAATAGCATATATCCATCTTTTTCTTCAACTTTAACATCTGGTTCTATTCCAACACCATGGATACATACACCACTTGGAGTATAGTACTTAGCTATTGTAAGTTTTATTCCATCTCCATCTGGAAGTCCAACAAGTGTCTGAACACTTCCCTTACCAAATGATTTCTCTCCTACAAGGATTCCTCTTTTATCATCTTTAATTGCTCCTGCAAGAATTTCTGATGCTGAGGCACTTCCTCCATTTATAAGAACAACTAGTGGGAAATCTCCAAAATATTTTCCCTCTCTATTTGAAACTTTTTCCTCTCCATCTTTAGATTTTACACTTACAACTCTTCCATCTTTTAAGAACATAGAAGTAATTTTTACAGCTTGATCTAAAGCTCCACCTGGGTTGCTTCTTACGTCAAATATCAAAGCTTTCATACCTTGTTTTTGTAATTCTTCTAAAGCTTTGGCTACATCTGGATATACATTTTCTCCAAATTGTGTAAGTCTTAAGTATCCAATTTTAGCTTTTTCATCTATCATCTTACTCTTTACATACTTAAGCTCTACTACTGCTCTTTTTATCTCAACCTCTTTAGTTTCTTTTACTCCCTCTCTTAAAACAGTAACTTTTACTGTTGTATTCTCTTTTCCTTTAAGCTTCTTAACACACTCTTCACTTGTAAGTTTGTATGTTGAATCTCCATCTATTGCAATAATTTTATCCTTAGGTTTCATTCCAGCTTTGTATGCAGGGCTATCTTCAATAGGTGAAACAACTGTTAATGCTTCATTAGGTCTTTTTTGTACAACCATTCCTACTCCTACATATTTACCTTTAATATCATCCTGAAAATCCTTAAGTTCTTCACTTGTAAAGTAATTAGAGTGTGGATCTTCCAATGCTTCAATCATCCCTTTTAATGCCCCTTGCATTAAAATCTTTTTATCAACAGCTTTTTCTCCAACATAGTTCTGATTTATGATATCCATAATATCAGATAGTTCTTTAAGTTGTCTGATATTTGATAAAAATCCAGTTTTTTCAACTTTTACAGCCTTATCTTTATCTCCATCAGCTTTCTTAACACTTTGAGCACAGTACCCATTTGTAAATAATACCACTGTTAATAAAGTTACTATCCATTTCTTTCTGAGTAAATTTTTCATATTGTTCCTCCTAAATTTTTCCCCTTGCTTACAATATCTTTTATATTAATAACTTTTTCTTTTGAACTATCTACTCCAAAAAGAGAAATATATTCAACATTTCCTTTAGTTCCAGTTATAGGTGAAAAATCCAGATTTTCAAGATAAAGACCATGCTCTCTTGCAAATCCTACTATATCCTCAATAATTTCCAGATGAACATTTTCATCCTTTACAATTCCACCCTTTGCTATATCCTCTTTTTTTGCTTCAAACTGTGGCTTAATAAGAGCCATAAGTTTAGTATGCGGACTAAAAAAACTTAATAAATCTGGTAAAACCTTCTTAATGGAAATAAAAGAAACGTCCATTACAATATAGTCTATTGTACTTCCATCTATCTCATCAGATGTGAGATCATTAATGTGTCTATTTTCAATTGATTTAACTTGAGGATTACTACGAAGCTTCCAATCAAGCTGATTAGTTCCTACGTCAACTGAATACACAAACTCTGCCCCATTTTGTAATGCACAATCAGTAAATCCTCCTGTTGAAGCACCAACATCTAAGACTTTTTTCCCAGAAAAATTAAGTGAAAAAACTTCAACAGCTTTTTCCAGTTTCAGACCTCCACGACTTACATATTTAAGGTTATCACCTTTAATCCTGATTACAGGTTCTTCATCTGTTTTTATCATGGTTCCGCTCTTATCTATTCTTTTGTCATTTACTACTACAAGACCTGCCATTACAGCTCTTTTAGCTTTATCCTTATCAGGAAAAAAGCCCCTTTTAACAAGCAATACATCCAGTCTTTCTTTCATTTTTCACCTCTGATTATTCTGTCTTTTCACTAAAAATCTCACTGTCAACCATATAGTTAATCAAAGGACTCTGTAACATGATATTCTTAAATCCTCTCTTATCAACAAGTCTCTTCAGTTTTTCTGTTTCTCTTACTCTCTGAACAAAAAAGTTGTCTCCAATTGGGATTTTTTTATTCTTTTTATAATAATTTAAAAGTTGTTTTGTTGTTTTAACTTTTAATTCCTGTTTAGCTCTTTTTAATCTATCTTTTATAACACCTTGAGTGCAATCAAGCTCTTTTCCTACCTCATCAAGCTGAACTCCATTTACCATAAGTTTTAATATCTTGTCAGCTCCAATAGGGTTAATTCTATGGTATTTAGCTGAATACATATCCGCTCTATACACTATGTGAGCCTCTTTACTATTAGGCTGAATTTTTCCCCATTTTCCATGGTGAGATAGTACTATATGAATTATATTTTTCTTAATATCTTCTTTTATCTGTACTCCAACTTTCTCCTCTATTTCATCTAATACTTTTTCAGCCTCTTTAGTAATATATTCAGGCTTCTTTAGCATCATTTGAGAGTGAGAGAGTTTTTCCTCTTTTTTCCTTATACTTCCCTTGCTCAAATCATGTATTATGATTCCTATCGTCAAAGCAAAAAAATCAACTTTCTGCTTTGCTTCGTTAAAAGTTCTATAATCTCTTCTAAGTTCATCAATAGAGATTTTAAGTACATCATATGTATGAGTAGATACTTTAACTCCCTGGTCATCATAGTTTTCAAGATCCTGAACCATCTCAATATTAAGAAGTGTTTCAATAAATTCAAGTGCTTTTTTATTTTTTCCCTGCATTTACTTTTTCCTCAATTCTTTTTATCAATTTTTCTCCTCTTAATCCAAACTCCTCCAAAAGCTCTCCTCTTTTTCCGTGAGGAACTGTTCCTGTAGTTATTGCTATTTTATTTATTATCTTTGATACTCCTCTATCATTGTAGAACTCTCTTATACTGCTTCCGAAAGAATTCTTCTCAAAAGCCTCCTCTAAAACAAATATATTGTCATACTCAAGTGCTTTCTCCATTAAGAAACTCTCATCTAATGGTTTTATACATCCAGCACTAACTATTGTACCATCAATACCTTTTTCTGCCAATTCTTTATCTATATCTAATATCTCTTTAAGCATGCTTCCTGTTGCTATAAAAAGATTTTGTTTTCCCTCTTTTATTTCTTTCCATTTACCTAACTCTAAAGGTTTATCTCCTTCAATATCATACCCTACCTCTCTTGGTATTCTGATCATCATAGGTCCTGAATTGAAGTCTTTTGATATTTCCAATGCCTCAACAAGCTCTTTAGATGTAGTTGGAGCTATAACTGTGTAGTTTGGCACTGTTAAAAACATTGCTATATCATATAATCCATTGTGTGTCTTTCCGTCTTCTCCTACAATTCCAGCTCTATCCACTATAAATCTCACTGGTAGATTTTGAAGTGAAATATCATGTATCAACTGGCTAAATCCTCTTTGAAGAAATGTAGAATAGATTGCTACATATGGTTTCTTACCTGAAAGTGTAAGTCCACCTGCAAAAGTTACTGCAAATCCCTCTGCAATACCTGTATCCAATGCTCTTTCTGGATACTTCTCAAAAAACTCTTTAAGTCCTGTTCCTTTTACCATTCCACAGCAGATTCCAAATATATTTTTGTCCTCTTCTGCAAGTTTTACTATCTCCTGTCCGAAAATATTTGAATATGTAAGAGGTTTAGAAGCTGTGCTTCCTGTTTCTCTATCAAATGGAGATATTCCATGAAATTTTTCCTTGTCCTCTTCAGCAAACTTATACCCTTTACCTTTTTGTGTCTTAACATGTATAAATACAGGTCCCTCTATATTTTTTACTGTTTCAAAAGTATCTAAAAGTTCTTCACAGTTGTGACCATCTAATACTCCTAAAAAAGTAAAACCTAGACTTTCTAATATACTTAAAGGTAAAAAGAAGTTCTTTACTGACACTTCCATTCTTTCCAATGTATTTGTAAGTTTATCTGCAATTTTTATCTTTTTTATGATTCCTTTTATGTCATCTCTCAGATTCATATATTTTTCGCTTACTAAAAATCTTCCGAAAAATCTTGAAAGAGATCCAACATTCTTACCTATTGACATATCATTATCATTTAAAATGACAATGACATTTTTTAATTTATTTCCACCTATATTATTAAGTGCTTCAAGTGAATGACCATTGGAAATAGACGCATCTCCAACAACTATTACAACCTTTTTATCCGGTGCTCCCATAGCTATTCCAGCTCCTGCTGAAAGAGCAGTTCCTGCATGTCCAGATATAAATGGGTCATAGCTGCTTTCATGTGGATCCATAAAAGGTCCTATCCCACCTCTTTTTCTCAAAGTAGAAAACTCTTTTTCTCTTCCAGTGAGTATCTTATGCACATACCCCTGATGGCCAACATCAAACAGTAATCTATCCTTTGAAAAGTCAAAAGACTTATGAAGGCATAGTGTCAGCTCTACTATTCCAAGATTTGAAGAAAGATGTCCACCATTTTTACTTACAGTGTCAATAAGTTCCTCACGGATCTCTTTGGCCCTTTTCTCCAACTCCTTTAGCACTTTTTCCTTATTTCCTTCCATTACATCTACCCCTGTAAATATTTTGTGAAACCAATTCCGACTAAAATACCTAGTATACTTCCTATAAATACCTCTACTGGAGTATGACCTAGAAGTTCCTTCAGTTTCTCTTTTTTATCTTCACCAAAATACTTTTTGTATCTTTTTTCTCCTATTATTAAAGGTATCTTCTCAACATAATCATTCAATACCCCTGCCTGTTTTCCAGCTGCTCTTCTTATACCTGCTGCATCATACATTACAACTCCAGCAAATATAACAGCTAGAGCAAACATATCACTTCTTATTCCATATTTTACCGCCATACATGTTGCTAAACATGAGACAGTTGAACTGTGGGAGCTAGGCATTCCACCTGTATCCCACAGTCTTGTTATATCTATCTTTTTGTTTACTACTATTGAAGAAACAACCTTATAAAACTGGGCTATAAACCATGCTACGAATACAACATCCAGTACTCTATTTCCAAAAATTATTCCAGTACTCATGATTTATCCTCCCTTTCTATTGTTATATCTCTTTTAATTCTAAAGATACCACAGGTTTTTCTTTGTTTTCTTTGAAAAGTATTATTGTCTTTCCAATCATTCCAACTACTTGGAACTCTCTACGTTGTGATAACTCATCCATTATTTTTTGTTTTTCTTCTTCGCAATTTTGTAAGATTTTTACCTTTATTAACTCTCTTGAGTCAATTGCATCTAAGATACTTTGAATAAGATTGTCAGTTATTCCATCTTTTCCAATTCTTACTAAAGGATCTAAATCATGAGCTTTTTTTCTTAAGTAAGCTCTTCTTTTACTTGTTAATTCCATTCTATCTTCTCCTTAAAAATTAAACTTCCATCACTATTGGTAATATCATAGGATTTCTTTTTGTTTTATTATAAAAATATTTTGCTGCTACATCTCTTGTGGTATTCTTTAACATACCCCAATCTTTTGAATAATAATCTTCTGTTCTTCCAACTTTTTCATTAATTGTATCAATAGCCTCTTTTATTATATCTTCAGATTCTTTTGAGTACACAAATCCTCTTGTTACAATATCTGGTCCAGCTATAAGTTTTCCACTGTTCTTATCTAAAGTAAATACAATTACAACTACTCCATCCTGAGATAACTGCTGTCTGTCTTTTAAAACAATATGACCTATATCTCCTACTCCTAAACCGTCTACAAGAGTAGATCCTGCATTTACCTTACCTTTTAATTTTACTCCAGATTGAGTAACTTCAATCTTACTTCCATTTTGAGCAAGAATTATATTGTTTTTAGGAATTCCAGTAAGTATTGCTGTATCCTGATGTGCTCTCAACATCTTATGTTCTCCATGTACTGGCATAAAATATTTAGGCTTTATAAGATTTAACATAAGTTTTTGTTCATCCTTACTTCCGTGTCCAGATACGTGAATTCCAGCTATTTTCTTAAATACAACCTCTGCATCATATTTTAAAAGATTGTTAATGTTGTTTGATACAGCTTTTTCGTTTCCAGGAATTGGAGTTGCTGAAATAATAACTGTATCTCCCTCTTTTATCTTAATATGTTTATGCATATTTTTAGCTATTCTTGATAGTGCTGCCATTGGTTCACCCTGTGTTCCTGTACAAAGCATTACCACTTTATTATCTTTTAGCTTGTCAACATCTGTTAAAGGAACAAGCATTCCTTCTGGAACTTTAAGATATCCAAGATTAGAAGCTATTTCAAATACTTTTACCAAGCTTCTTCCATCAATAGCTATCTTTCTTCCATGCTCCTCAGCTACATTTACTATCTGTTGTAGTCTATGTACGTGAGAGGCAAATGCTGCAACTATTATTCTTCCTTTTGCCTTTGAAAACTCATTTCTAAATGCTTCTCCAACACTTTTTTCTGATGGTGTAAATCCTTCTACCTCTGAGTTTGTAGAGTCAGAAAGCATTAAATCTACTCCCTCTTCTCCTATTTGAGAAAGTCTTGTAAAGTCTACTCCCTCTCCATCTACTGGTGTAAGGTCAATTTTAAAGTCTCCAGTATGGAATACCTTTCCAGCAGGAGTTGTAATTAAAAGTGAATAAGCATCAGTTATTGAGTGTGTTATCTTAATAAACTCAACTGTAAAATATTTTCCAGCTTTTATCTTGGTTCTTCCTTTTACCTCTTTCATTTTTGGAAGATTTTTTCCAAGTCCATTTTCAAATTTTGATTTTGCAAGTGCAAGTGTAAGTTTTCCTCCATACACAGGTACACTTTTATCTATCTTTTGGTAAAGATAAGGAATTGATCCAATATGGTCCTCATGTCCGTGAGTTACAAATAACCCTTTTATCTTATCTTTGTTATTCTCTAAGAATGTAAAATCTGGAATTACAAGGTCGATTCCTAAAAGGTTTTCATCTGGGAATATTACTCCTGAATCCACAATAATTATCTCATCTCTATATTGGAATACAGTTATATTTTTTCCAACCTCTTCCATTCCTCCTAGAGGAATTACATACATTTTTTCTTCTTTAGAATTTTTATTAACTTTAGGTTCTGTCTTTTCTTTTACCTTTTGCTTTGCTTTTACTATTTTCTTTCCAGGTTTTGATCCTTTTGATTTTTTGTTACTTTTATCATTTTTATCATTCTTGTCATTATTTGATTTAAGTTCTTTGATACCTTTTTGAATATCTTTTATTTTTTCTTTTATCTCATCTACTCCACCTTTATTCATCTTATTATTTTGTGGTTTCGATTTTTTATTTTTATTTTTTTCTTCCTTCAACATTTTCTCTCCTTTTTCTTTTATAAAGAATTATTCCAACACCTCCGCATATTCCAATCTCTAATTAAACATCTTTTTCAATCTGAGAAACCTTCTTTGCCTGTTCAGACTCTCTTTCTTTAATCTCCAAATACTTATCTATGAATTTTCTGGTCATTCCTCCTGCAACAGATCCTCCTCCTCCAGCTCCTTCCAGAATAGTTGCAAAAACTATTTCAGGATTATCAGCTGGGAAATAACCTGCAACCCACGCATGGGTAGTTTTAGAATGTGCATTCTGTGCAGAACCACTCTTTGCAGCTACCTTCATTCCCTTTGTTCTCAATACTTTGGTAGTTCCATTATTCTGTG
This genomic stretch from Fusobacterium sp. DD2 harbors:
- the rsmI gene encoding 16S rRNA (cytidine(1402)-2'-O)-methyltransferase, whose amino-acid sequence is MLYIVATPIGNLEDMTLRGLRILKEADYIFAEDTRVTKKLLNHFEIDATVYRYDEFSKMRQIPNIINILKEGKDIALVTDAGTPCISDPGYEVVDAAHKEGIKVVPIPGASALTAAASVAGISMRRFCFEGFLPKKKGRQTLLKQLAEEERTIMIYESPFRIEKTLRDIETFIGVREVVIIREITKIYEEILRGTTTELIERLSKNPIKGEIVLLIKGKED
- the ylqF gene encoding ribosome biogenesis GTPase YlqF, with protein sequence MSMTKINWYPGHMKKTKDLIKENMQLIDVVLEVVDARIPLSSKNPDITVFAKNKKRVIVLNKSDLVDKKEIAYWKDYFIENNFADDVISVSAETGYNIKGLYSIIDKVAAQKLEKMKSKGLRKVTTRLMVVGIPNVGKSKLINKIVGKNSAGVGNKPGFTKGKQWVRIKDGLELLDMPGILWPKFESIEVGQNLAITGAIRDEILPIEEVAGVLIGKMIKYDKWDVLKERYKLLDEDKSEIMGEILEKVAFRCKMFNKGEALNIQQAAFTVLRDYRNCKLGKFGLDK
- a CDS encoding divergent PAP2 family protein gives rise to the protein MSTGIIFGNRVLDVVFVAWFIAQFYKVVSSIVVNKKIDITRLWDTGGMPSSHSSTVSCLATCMAVKYGIRSDMFALAVIFAGVVMYDAAGIRRAAGKQAGVLNDYVEKIPLIIGEKRYKKYFGEDKKEKLKELLGHTPVEVFIGSILGILVGIGFTKYLQG
- the dxs gene encoding 1-deoxy-D-xylulose-5-phosphate synthase translates to MEGNKEKVLKELEKRAKEIREELIDTVSKNGGHLSSNLGIVELTLCLHKSFDFSKDRLLFDVGHQGYVHKILTGREKEFSTLRKRGGIGPFMDPHESSYDPFISGHAGTALSAGAGIAMGAPDKKVVIVVGDASISNGHSLEALNNIGGNKLKNVIVILNDNDMSIGKNVGSLSRFFGRFLVSEKYMNLRDDIKGIIKKIKIADKLTNTLERMEVSVKNFFLPLSILESLGFTFLGVLDGHNCEELLDTFETVKNIEGPVFIHVKTQKGKGYKFAEEDKEKFHGISPFDRETGSTASKPLTYSNIFGQEIVKLAEEDKNIFGICCGMVKGTGLKEFFEKYPERALDTGIAEGFAVTFAGGLTLSGKKPYVAIYSTFLQRGFSQLIHDISLQNLPVRFIVDRAGIVGEDGKTHNGLYDIAMFLTVPNYTVIAPTTSKELVEALEISKDFNSGPMMIRIPREVGYDIEGDKPLELGKWKEIKEGKQNLFIATGSMLKEILDIDKELAEKGIDGTIVSAGCIKPLDESFLMEKALEYDNIFVLEEAFEKNSFGSSIREFYNDRGVSKIINKIAITTGTVPHGKRGELLEEFGLRGEKLIKRIEEKVNAGKK
- a CDS encoding HD domain-containing protein → MQGKNKKALEFIETLLNIEMVQDLENYDDQGVKVSTHTYDVLKISIDELRRDYRTFNEAKQKVDFFALTIGIIIHDLSKGSIRKKEEKLSHSQMMLKKPEYITKEAEKVLDEIEEKVGVQIKEDIKKNIIHIVLSHHGKWGKIQPNSKEAHIVYRADMYSAKYHRINPIGADKILKLMVNGVQLDEVGKELDCTQGVIKDRLKRAKQELKVKTTKQLLNYYKKNKKIPIGDNFFVQRVRETEKLKRLVDKRGFKNIMLQSPLINYMVDSEIFSEKTE
- the yhbY gene encoding ribosome assembly RNA-binding protein YhbY, which produces MELTSKRRAYLRKKAHDLDPLVRIGKDGITDNLIQSILDAIDSRELIKVKILQNCEEEKQKIMDELSQRREFQVVGMIGKTIILFKENKEKPVVSLELKEI
- a CDS encoding ribonuclease J, which gives rise to MLKEEKNKNKKSKPQNNKMNKGGVDEIKEKIKDIQKGIKELKSNNDKNDKNDKSNKKSKGSKPGKKIVKAKQKVKEKTEPKVNKNSKEEKMYVIPLGGMEEVGKNITVFQYRDEIIIVDSGVIFPDENLLGIDLVIPDFTFLENNKDKIKGLFVTHGHEDHIGSIPYLYQKIDKSVPVYGGKLTLALAKSKFENGLGKNLPKMKEVKGRTKIKAGKYFTVEFIKITHSITDAYSLLITTPAGKVFHTGDFKIDLTPVDGEGVDFTRLSQIGEEGVDLMLSDSTNSEVEGFTPSEKSVGEAFRNEFSKAKGRIIVAAFASHVHRLQQIVNVAEEHGRKIAIDGRSLVKVFEIASNLGYLKVPEGMLVPLTDVDKLKDNKVVMLCTGTQGEPMAALSRIAKNMHKHIKIKEGDTVIISATPIPGNEKAVSNNINNLLKYDAEVVFKKIAGIHVSGHGSKDEQKLMLNLIKPKYFMPVHGEHKMLRAHQDTAILTGIPKNNIILAQNGSKIEVTQSGVKLKGKVNAGSTLVDGLGVGDIGHIVLKDRQQLSQDGVVVIVFTLDKNSGKLIAGPDIVTRGFVYSKESEDIIKEAIDTINEKVGRTEDYYSKDWGMLKNTTRDVAAKYFYNKTKRNPMILPIVMEV
- a CDS encoding TlyA family RNA methyltransferase, translated to MKERLDVLLVKRGFFPDKDKAKRAVMAGLVVVNDKRIDKSGTMIKTDEEPVIRIKGDNLKYVSRGGLKLEKAVEVFSLNFSGKKVLDVGASTGGFTDCALQNGAEFVYSVDVGTNQLDWKLRSNPQVKSIENRHINDLTSDEIDGSTIDYIVMDVSFISIKKVLPDLLSFFSPHTKLMALIKPQFEAKKEDIAKGGIVKDENVHLEIIEDIVGFAREHGLYLENLDFSPITGTKGNVEYISLFGVDSSKEKVINIKDIVSKGKNLGGTI
- a CDS encoding S41 family peptidase, whose translation is MKNLLRKKWIVTLLTVVLFTNGYCAQSVKKADGDKDKAVKVEKTGFLSNIRQLKELSDIMDIINQNYVGEKAVDKKILMQGALKGMIEALEDPHSNYFTSEELKDFQDDIKGKYVGVGMVVQKRPNEALTVVSPIEDSPAYKAGMKPKDKIIAIDGDSTYKLTSEECVKKLKGKENTTVKVTVLREGVKETKEVEIKRAVVELKYVKSKMIDEKAKIGYLRLTQFGENVYPDVAKALEELQKQGMKALIFDVRSNPGGALDQAVKITSMFLKDGRVVSVKSKDGEEKVSNREGKYFGDFPLVVLINGGSASASEILAGAIKDDKRGILVGEKSFGKGSVQTLVGLPDGDGIKLTIAKYYTPSGVCIHGVGIEPDVKVEEKDGYMLFNSMVTNIDEKESKENKKELIKEIKGEKVAEEFEHHKDIQLDTAIGILKGILINKK
- a CDS encoding NAD+ synthase is translated as MNKFSIDLNVLEDVIVDFLREEAGRVGFKKVVLGLSGGIDSALVAFLAAKAFGPENVLGIMMPYKSSSKESVEHAKLVIEKTGIRSKTVEITPMVEAYFAMNPDMDSLRKGNKMARERMSILFDHSAAERALVLGTSNKTEVLLGYSTQFGDSAAALEPIGDLYKTVVWDLSRHMGVPSELIDKKPSADLWEGQTDEQDLGYSYKMADEILYRLLEERKTPEEISEEGFDIALIKKIIKRVKMMQYKRVMPVTAKVTDRTPGLDFKYPRDWGV